Below is a genomic region from Candidatus Chlorobium masyuteum.
TTGGCCGTCGGGCCGATAAACTTGATGTTTGCAGAAGCACACACCTCGGCAAAATCAGCATTTTCAGCAAGGAAGCCGTAACCGGGATGAATGGCATCGGCATTGGTCACCTCAGCCGCTGCAATGATCCGGGGTATGTTCAGATAGCTCTCCCTGGAGAGTGCCGGTCCGATACAGACCGCTTCATCAGCGTATTTGACATGGATTGATTCAGCATCAACTGTTGAGTAAACAGCAACCGTACTGATCCCCATTTCGCGACAGGTCTGCATAATACGCAATGCAATTTCGCCGCGATTTGCTACAAGTATTTTCTTGAACAAGGCTGTTTTTGATCAAAGATTATGGTTTAACCCGGAACAGGGGCTGGTTGTACTCTACAGCCTGTCCGTTTTCAACAAGAATTTCAACAATGGTGCCGGAAACTTCCGCCTCAATTTCGTTCATCAGCTTCATGGCTTCAATAATGCAGAGAACATCTCCTTTTTTAATAGTGTCGTTAACCGCAATAAATGCCGGTGAATCGGGAGAAGGAGATTTATAGTAGGTGCCGACTATCGGTGAGCAGACATCGACAAGGCCGGAGATCGGTTCAGTTGTCACTGCTGCCGGTGCCGGAGCTGCCGTCTGAAGAGGAGCCGCGGTTGACGGAGCCGGTGCTGAGGGTGCTGCGACTGCCGGAGCAGAGGGTTGCACTACTGCTGAGGAAAAACGTCTGAGGGTAACTTTAAAATCCCCCTCCTCAATAATGGTTTCCTGAAGATCCGAGCTATTGACGATCTCAATAAGCTGCCTGATTTCGTTAAGGTTCATGATGATGCTACTTAAGGATTAAACGCTTTTCCTGTTAAATCGATTAAAGTCCGTTATTTTTTTACTCTTTCAATATACTCGCCGGTGCGGGTGTCGACGCGAATCACGCTGCCGATCTGGATGAACATGGGCACGTTGACCTCTGCTCCTGTCTCCACAATTGCCGGTTTGGTTCCGCTTGTGGCCCGGTCATCTTTTGATGCGGGGCTGGTTTCCGTCACCTCCACTTCAACAAATGTGGGAAGTTCCACACTCAGAATCGCGCCATCATCGGAAAACACAATCGTTACCGTGATGCCATCTTTCAAAAAACGGGATCCGGAGCCGATGGTGAGCTCCGGAACATTGATCTGGTCAAAGGTGTTGTTGTCCATCATGACATAATCAGTGCCATCCTGATAGAGGTACTGATACTGTTTGCGTTCAGTTACGATCACATCTACGGATTCACTTGCACTGAAGCGGAATTCAACGTTGCGTCCTGTTTTCAGGTTTCGCATGTTTGCCTGGTAAAACGCACGCAGGTTTCCCGGTGTACGGTGGACAAGACTCTCTATGCTGTGCGGTTCACCCTTGAAACGGATTATGGAGCCTTTTGATACGTTACTGATTGAAATCATAAGACGGATAAAATAGGTCTTGCTTGGTTAGGTTTTTTTAATCAAAAGAGCTTAAATATAACACAGCGCGTGACGAATACAAACCGCCTGCAAAGCAATGGCTGATAAAGCTAAAAAGCCATTGCAAGTTTGTAAGGTACTGTTTAAATTCACGTAATTGGTAACGTTGATAAAAAAGCTGATTATTACCCTAACAATAATAAATATCTCCTATGTCAAAAGCTGAGTTAGTCGAGAAAATTGCCGAGCAGGCCAATCTGACCAAAGTCGATGCCGAGCGTGCCGTCAATGCTTTTATCAATGTTGTAACAGGATCCTTGAAGCAGGGTGATGATGTCACTCTTGTCGGGTTCGGAACATTCACAACCGGTGACCGGGCTGAACGTCAGGGCCGCAATCCCCAGACAGGTGCAGCCATTACCATTGCCGCAAAAAAAGTTGTAAAATTCAAGCCGGGTAAAGCTTTGAAGGAAGAGGTCGGCGGTTGATTCTGAAGGTTTTGATTTCTGCTATCTTTTAAAGCCCATCATGAGCCTCTGCTTGATGGGCTTTTTTTATCACTATTACACTGCCCCATGGCTACTAAAGTTGTCCTTGATTTTGAAAAACCTGTCGTTGAGCTTGAAACCAAACTCAACGAAATGCGTGAGTGTCTCAGAAGCAGTGCGAGGGAGCAGGCGCCGTCAGAAACCGGAGTACTCACTCATGAGATTGAGGCTCTTGAACTGAAAGTTGAAGCGCTTCGCCGTTCCATCTATAAAAATCTGACACGCTGGCAGAAGGTGCAGCTTGCCCGCCATCCGGAAAGGCCCTACACGCTCGACTATATCTACATGATGACCAATGGGTTTGTAGAGTTGGCGGGGGATCGTCATTTCAGTGATGACAAGGCAATCGTCGGCGGTTTTGCCCGTATTGAAGAGCCTTCAACAGGTTTTTCCCAGCCGGTCATGATTATCGGCCATCAGAAAGGTCGTGATACCAAGAGCAACGTCTACAGGAATTTCGGTATGGCCCAGCCTGAAGGGTACCGAAAGGCACTCCGGCTCATGAAGCTTGCCGAGAAGTTCCGCAAACCGGTCATTACCCTTATCGATACACCCGGCGCCTTTCCCGGCATCGAGGCCGAGGAGCGGGGGCAGGCTGAGGCAATTGCCCGCAACCTGTTTGAAATGGCGAAGCTGACCGTACCGGTTATCTGCGTTATTATCGGTGAAGGAGCCAGCGGAGGCGCAATAGGCCTTGGTGTAGGCAACCGGATTCTCATGGCTGAGAACAGCTGGTACTCGGTAATCTCACCCGAAAGCTGCTCCTCCATTCTCTGGAGAAGCTGGAACTACAAGGAGCAGGCGGCTGAAGCGCTGCAGCTTACCGCACCCGATCTTCTGGCACAGGGAATCATCGACCGCATTATTCCCGAACCGGTAGGAGGCGCCCATACCGATCCGGAAGCGATGGCCGCAACCCTTAAGGGGATGCTGATTGAGGAGCTGACACTCCTATTGAAGAAGGAGCCAGCAGAACTTGTCAACGACCGTATAGACAAATTTGGTGCTATGGGTGAATGGAATGAAGAGTGAGGACGAGATTCATGCTTGAGCCCCGGAGGGGCGCAATATTGGTAGCCCCCGATGAAGTCGGGGGAAATGAGAAAAGCCGGCGGTTGCCGGCTTTTCTGTTGTTGTGTTGTCGAAAGGGTTACTTGATAACGTAGGAGTTATCACCCTTGAGCAGTTCTGCAAGTGTGCCTGCTCCGTTTTTCTGGGCGTCACGCACCTGCTCGGTGAGAGCATCTTCATAGGTTACGCGATCCTCGGCATAGAGTACACCGATTGGCCGTGGAAGAGCACCTTCTGAATCCGGATCGGTATCAGCAAAGCGGGCAAGAATGGATGCCTTGTTGATATCCGTTTCGTCGTGAATCCAGAGGTCGGCGGTTGAAACTCCACTCTTTTCCAGATCAACCACAATCGGCTTAAAGCCGTCAAGACGGATACCCTTCTTCTGGTCCTTGCCGAAAAGCAGCGGTTTCTGCTGCTCAAGGTAGATGGTGTTCTCAGCCTTGATGTCGGCATTGGCAAAGGCATCCCAGGCGGCATTGTTGAAAATCGGACAGTTCTGGTAGATCTCCACCAGTGACGTGCCCCTGTGCTGTGCTGCACGTAACAGAATCGAGCGGAGGAATTTCCCGTCCTTGTCAAACGCTCTGGCAAAGAAGGTTCCGCCGGAACCGATGGCAAGGGACGCCGGGTTGAAGGGGTGATCAATCACGCCTGCCGGGGAGGTGACGGTTCTCAGCCCGAGTTTTGACGTCGGAGAGTACTGTCCTTTCGTCAGACCGTAGATCTCGTTGTTGAAGAGGACGATGTTCAGGTCGGGATTTCTTCTCAGGGTATGGATGAAGTGGTTGCCGCCGATCGAGAGAGCATCACCATCCCCGGTTGCCACCCAGACACTCAGGTCGGGTCGGGCAGCCTTCAGGCCGGTTGCCATCGGCAGGGCCCTTCCGTGAATACCATGGATACCGTAGGTTGCCATATAGTAG
It encodes:
- the accB gene encoding acetyl-CoA carboxylase biotin carboxyl carrier protein — its product is MNLNEIRQLIEIVNSSDLQETIIEEGDFKVTLRRFSSAVVQPSAPAVAAPSAPAPSTAAPLQTAAPAPAAVTTEPISGLVDVCSPIVGTYYKSPSPDSPAFIAVNDTIKKGDVLCIIEAMKLMNEIEAEVSGTIVEILVENGQAVEYNQPLFRVKP
- the efp gene encoding elongation factor P; amino-acid sequence: MISISNVSKGSIIRFKGEPHSIESLVHRTPGNLRAFYQANMRNLKTGRNVEFRFSASESVDVIVTERKQYQYLYQDGTDYVMMDNNTFDQINVPELTIGSGSRFLKDGITVTIVFSDDGAILSVELPTFVEVEVTETSPASKDDRATSGTKPAIVETGAEVNVPMFIQIGSVIRVDTRTGEYIERVKK
- a CDS encoding HU family DNA-binding protein, translated to MSKAELVEKIAEQANLTKVDAERAVNAFINVVTGSLKQGDDVTLVGFGTFTTGDRAERQGRNPQTGAAITIAAKKVVKFKPGKALKEEVGG
- a CDS encoding acetyl-CoA carboxylase carboxyltransferase subunit alpha codes for the protein MATKVVLDFEKPVVELETKLNEMRECLRSSAREQAPSETGVLTHEIEALELKVEALRRSIYKNLTRWQKVQLARHPERPYTLDYIYMMTNGFVELAGDRHFSDDKAIVGGFARIEEPSTGFSQPVMIIGHQKGRDTKSNVYRNFGMAQPEGYRKALRLMKLAEKFRKPVITLIDTPGAFPGIEAEERGQAEAIARNLFEMAKLTVPVICVIIGEGASGGAIGLGVGNRILMAENSWYSVISPESCSSILWRSWNYKEQAAEALQLTAPDLLAQGIIDRIIPEPVGGAHTDPEAMAATLKGMLIEELTLLLKKEPAELVNDRIDKFGAMGEWNEE
- a CDS encoding 2-oxoacid:ferredoxin oxidoreductase subunit beta, which translates into the protein MTDINPTTALTAKDFASNQEPKWCPGCGDHAVLQQIKSVLPELGVASENIAFVSGIGCSSRLPYYMATYGIHGIHGRALPMATGLKAARPDLSVWVATGDGDALSIGGNHFIHTLRRNPDLNIVLFNNEIYGLTKGQYSPTSKLGLRTVTSPAGVIDHPFNPASLAIGSGGTFFARAFDKDGKFLRSILLRAAQHRGTSLVEIYQNCPIFNNAAWDAFANADIKAENTIYLEQQKPLLFGKDQKKGIRLDGFKPIVVDLEKSGVSTADLWIHDETDINKASILARFADTDPDSEGALPRPIGVLYAEDRVTYEDALTEQVRDAQKNGAGTLAELLKGDNSYVIK